The Panicum virgatum strain AP13 chromosome 3N, P.virgatum_v5, whole genome shotgun sequence genome includes the window AACactttaattatattttgtgggtttacggagggaaatcaaaacccaagaagtagtacaagtaccacatgtaaatgtagtatacaaagtttagttattatttttgtatgtaggaagtagttaaatatattttgtattgtcaaataatggaaggaaaaatatttttttaagataaagagactaacttaatagaatcgtaggccccacgtgggtcccgcttAAATAGTACATGGTTCCCACGTGAGTCCCGCTTGAATAgtatgtgggtcccacgtgggtcccgcctgaatagtacgtgggccccacgtgggtccccACATGAATAGTATGTGTGACCCGCATGAACAGTGCACGGGCCCAACGTGGGGCCGCGACTCACGAGGAGGCCCCAAATCTTGGCCCTTTAGTATATGTACTTaaattatcttttttttttgcttctggAGGATATTGGACGAATGGGCCGGCTAGGCCGGAGtcaagatggcaacgggtagaAAAAACCCGCAAATCCGCGGACACCGAATCCGTTGGGCGCGGATTCGGGTCTGGGTTCGtacccgcgggcgcgggcgcgggtacGAATTCGAACCCGACGGGTATTTGCTAACGGATTTCAAAATTTAATACCCGAACCCGCAAAcccgctgacatgtgggtccaaaTACATGAGTATATATAAGATTTTCTAGGGTTTCCCCGGCTCCCAGCCGCCACTCACGGACTCACCCACACCCACCCCGGTCCCCGGGTCCCCGAGTCCCCGAGAGTCCGAGACCCCGACTCCCCAGTCCCAGCCTCCCAGGCTCCCAGCCGCAAACGGCAAACCCCATTGCCCCCTCGGGCTCTCCGCTCCGCGCTCGGCGCCTCGGCCTCCAGGGCCGCCGGCtcccctccggccgccgctctcCCCTCCGGTCGGCTGCTGTATCTCCGGCCAGCGCTCTCCCTAGCGTCTCCCCGACCCCGGCCAGCAGATCCCCTCGGCGTCTCCCCTTCGACTCGGCGTCTCCCCAACCCCGGCCAGCAGATCCCCTCGGGTCGGCGGCCAGCAGAGCTGCAGATCCCCTCCGGTCGGCTGCTGTATCTCCGGCCGGCGCTCTCCCTGGCGTCTCCCCGACCCCGGCCAGCAGATCCCCTCGACGTCTCCCCGACCCCGGCCAGCAGATCTCCGGTATGCGCTCCCCCCCCGGCCGGCGCTTCGCCAGGTCCTCCTCCGGTCAGGCCTTAACCTTCGGCCGCTGCTCCTCAGGCCCCCAACGCCAGAAGCTCCTGCTTGATCTATTCGTATATGCTTGATCTATTCGTATGCCAATACAAGATCTACTCTCAGATCATGCCAATACTGATCTACTCTTGTGTACGCTAGATCTGCTCAGTGATCTGAGAGTCCCTTCAAGGTGTTTGTAGTTTGTACTCTACTGTCTACTCCATCTCAATCCACGAATTGCAAATTAAAAGCGTACTTTACTGATTCAGTGATTAATTGGTCGTTGGTGTGTCCATAGTCAATTGGCTTTATGTGCTCATTAATCTGCTTTCAAATTGTAAATTGGAAGTGTAGCGTGACTAATTAATTGGTCAATTGTTGTATCCGTAGTCCATTGACATGTTAGAATGTGAATATTTCATATTTTATACTTGTATACCGCATTGCTAGAGAATTTTGTAGCTGTGTTATCTGACTGCTCTTGTATATGCTTGATCTATTCGTATTGGCATGATCTGAGAATTTTGAGTGAGCATCGCAGCCGTCTTACTCCTAAGATATTGGAAGCTTTGATGTGTGGGCAAAGTTGGCTTCGTCACACTCTCAAAGGTAGTACTGTATTGCATTGCATTTTTCATATTAGAACTATAAACTGCAGGTACTAATGTATTTGAAACTTGATTGTAGATAATGGTGATAGGGTCAATAGCTTTTGGTCCTGCCTTGAAGACATTCAGGAAGAAATGAAAGAAGATTCTTGCATCACTACCGCTGATTCCGACTGATATGAGTTCCATTTGCTTGGTTCAACAGAACTTTTTATGTAATAATGGTGTTGAACAATAACTCTTGTATGGTTGCATGTTTTTCTTTGTGCATCAGACTATTTATTTGTTGGCTTGTACTTGTATTAGACTATTTATTTGTGGGCTTCTACTTGTATCAGACTGTTACTTGTTGGCTTCTACTCTTCTATTTATTTGTTATTTTTTGCTGGCTGTTATATATTTGATTTCCCATAGTTTGCGGGTTCGCGGGTGTGCCCGCGGGCATGCGGATATCCGCGGACAGCGGGTACGGGTATTGTTTTATGCCCGTAGCGggttgcgggtgcgggtgcgggcgcAGATTTTGgcttgcgggtgcgggtttatCAAACCCATATCCGCGCGGATTTTACCCGTTGTCATCTTGAGGCTGGAGGTCCAACACGTCCCAGATTTAGTCTGATCACAGCTTTGGGTCATTTGTTGACTCGCCTTCGGCCCAGTTACCTGGCGTGCTCGCCTTCGGCCCAGTTCGGAGCGTAGTTGTGTTGGGCCGAACTGGGCCACATGAAAGGCAcctagccgctgccgccgtccgccgtccaccgccgccgcacagcTCCACGactgccgccggcgcgccgcttgCTCCAATCCTCCGAGCGGGCGTTCCCCGGGACCCCGCCCCGACCCAGCGCTTTCCCTTCCCCGATGGAACaagaagacggatcggcagctGCTGCGGCGGAGCAACAggcgggcggagcagaggagcagcTCGCCGAAGATCTCCTCCACCACTTCGAGCGAGTCCTCCACTCTGACCCCCTCATGTATGTATGCTTCCCACCCGGGCAGGGCAGCTCTCGTCCCGCATCTCACGCCTCCCCCTCCGTCCATTTCACCGCGCTGGATCTTGGATGACATCTCCTGCCCTGCTTGTGCTCGGGCCATGTTCGCAGTGATGAAGTGGGGTTCTTGCATCCCACGCAGTTCAACTCACTAGGCTGCGGCCAGGACGGCGATTCCGCACCCCAAGCTCCGGAGTTGCAGCACAGATACTTCTGGTGCCGAGACCACAAGCTTGGCATCTCTGCCGAGATCCTGCCCAAGCTCtaccgcgccgcccgcgacgcCTACTACAACTCCAGAAATGCTCCATTACCAGCGACTCTTCTCATGAGCCACACCAAGGCGCTTCTCATACTTTGCCCTGACCTGCTTACCGCATGGAACTCCAGGTTTGCGTTTTTCACGGTTCATTGAATTGACTGCAAGAAGATGGGTAGGGGAAACGACTGCATGACCTACCAATTTCTCTCTTCTTTCCTGCAGGAAGATGGTTCTGTCTGAGAAATATGATTTCACAAAGCTCAAGGATGAGCTGCAACTGTGTGCGCTGATCCTTTCCTACTCACCAAAGAACGAGAGCACATGGAGCCATAGGTACTCCTCTTGCACATGTAAAATAGTTAAATCAGCCTGCCTGTGAAACTCCAGATAAAGGGTTATGTCCCCTACCTATCTGTTTGGAGCTTGATTTCATTTGGCTGCAAATTATTGTGCTGGTTTGGATAACAATAAAATAACATAGAGTTTCAAGTTTCTTTTGCCGCAGGAGATGGGTGTTGAAACAAGTTGCAGAGCAACATCAAGATATGACAGAGCTTGTAGAGAAGGAATCTGTACTAGTGAAAGAGATAGCAGAGGTTATAACTTGTGAATACTTGcttattcaaaatttcaaactgCCAACAGTGTCAACTTGTCTGAGCTCATCATATTGTAATAGTCTGTTGTTTGTTATGTAAAAGGTAAAAAGCCTTTTCTACACAAGTAGCTGCAGACAGTATGCAGGAAGATAAATTTGATGTCTTTTGCAGAGGTCAAAGATGAACTACCGTGCATGGAGGCATCGCTGCTGGCTTATTCCTTACATGACAAGGAAACAGGTGCGGATAAATGATCCAGACTGATTAGAAATTCCTTTTGTCTCATTCTTAATCTTGTGATTTCTTAGCACTACCATGAAGACCAAAGCTTTAATCCTGGCAGTCAGTCAACCACTGTTATGATGTTAATGAATACTACAGAATGTCTCCTCATCAGTTACCATATATAGAGcatttaatttgtttttttgaAGGTGCTGGATGAACTGAAGAAGTCAACAAGATGGAGTGAGCTACATGTTGCTGACAACTGCTGCTTTCACTACCGCAGGGTTAGTAGGTTCCTTATCTGTGTGTTTAGTACTACACAATACTTAAAAAGTAAATTTGTTTATTACTTGATGGTTTTCATATGGACCTGTAGCATCTCTAGAGAGCCTGCACAATAGGTTTGCAAATGAAATTGCAGAGCTTTTGAATGCGCACCATGCTTTAGACTGGTTATTTTGAGCTTCTATTTGTCGACAATTTCTAATAGTATAGCACACATACCCCCTGTTTGCGAACCAGTCTGATTGATAGCACATGTAATACACACGCCTTTGTGttgcatccatgcagtccctgctTCTTGCACTACTAGACAGTCACCTAGAGAACAGAGAGGATTCCCTCAGTTGGGAGTCAGAAACCTACCTGCTCTGGAAGGTATGATAAATTCCATCGAAACAAATTACTTTTTTGCAGCAGTTATTTGTATTCATTTCCGCTATCGTATCCTCTTTTTCCATTATGCATGTTATACAAAGCAGAAAACAAAGGATGCACACGCACATTATTGTACATTTGTACTTTTACAACACCAGTTTCTCTTTAGGCCATGTGGTTTGTTGATACATGACCATCTTGGTGCAATGTTGATTGCATATGATCTGACAGGAGGAGCTGAGGTGGAATGAGATGCTGATCAGACGTTACCAAGGGAGAGAGGTTTGGAAATTCTAAATTCGCCTGCTGCTGTTCTTTCAATTGGTGATTGCAGTTGGTCTAGTGTGTCTTCTCTTATGCTAGTTGTGGTGCTGTATTGCTGCAGTCACTGTGGAACCACCGGCGGTTCCTTTCACAATGGTGGATACAGCAATTGCTTGCTGTTGAAAAAAACTGCCCCTCAATGACATCCCAGGTTGACCTGTTCATCACCCAGGAGATAGACCTGCTGTCAGAGTGCCTGAATGACCCTGTGGATGATTTCGAGGAGCCACGTATCCAAGCAGAGCTCTCAGGGCTCTACATTCTGTGGATATCAAAGGCAACCACCACCAACCCTGCTTCTATAGCAACCATGTATTTGCTAGAATAGATTCATGTGCTGCGAAGGGTTTAAGTTTAACAGGGAAATTGTTGCGCGTTTCGTTGGATGCAGCAATTTCCGGCTGTGAATGGGAAGCTGAAAGAGAGGCTGCATTCCGTTTCCATTATGGGGCTGAAGGACGTGCTGGTAAGAGCCTGCCGACTGGAGAAGACGCGACTGTGGATGAATGTGCTCGGCCTGGCTGATCCATCACAATGATGACATGACATTTCTTATTGACATTAAGGCCTACTTCCTCCTTCCTCATTTATAAGGCAAGGTACGGTGGAACATGGCACGGTCTTCCAAACaatactttgaccatttatttgtcatatattatatcacttatgattataaatttataatcattgtaaactatatttgatgacgaatccaatcatataaaatttacattataaaaattaatagttaaattattggtcaaagatataaatgtttgaatcttgatatgcgtgtgcgccttataaacgaggaaggagggagtaatttgGAAGCAAGGGGAGGTAAACCCAGGGAAGGAAAACCTCCCATCAAGAACTAAATGTCTTATTCAAATGATATCCCTATGGATTGCTCACCCTGGGAAAAGTTAGGGATCCCAAGGGGATTTGAGTTTCCAAGCTAGCCCTGCTGCCTTGATTGCTGTTGTAACGAAACACATGGATTGCATTTTGTAACCAAACACAAACATGTAGATCTCTTAAAGCATTTGCTCAGGTCCTCTGTAATTGCAAACCAGACTAAACAGGGGGTTGGGATAGCCGGCAACCCGTTACAGGCAAAGAGGAGTGATGTGTTTAGCTCCGAACAATGTTGCTTGCTTCCCCCCACTTTGGACTTCACTTTCGAGGAACAAAATGGGCATCAAACCGTGGCATGTAGCAACAGGGCAAAATTTGGCATTTAACCAAGAgaacaaatttacaaacaaattGCATTGGAACACGAGAAGCATGCCATGCTCATATGCTTCAAATATAGTTCTCACTTTTTAACAAATCAACCACAGCGACGCCAGCACTACTAGAATTCACAACTTCCCTATGGCTTAAATTTCCAGGGGAAGGGTGAAAAGCTGCAGGGAACCTACTGCAGAGATCCCCCTACTGCTTTTCTAAGAAACCGTAGTGAAGGATTCTTTCTCTAAGATAGACCTGATCAAAATAAAATCAGATGTTTTCTTCTTCAGTCCCAACCTAGCTCGACTTGACCATGGTCAGATTTTTTGGCCGAGCCTGACCACGTGGTCGCCTGGTCGGGTAAAACCCGATTTTTTGTGTACAGATTTCTGGTTGTCAGATTAGGTCGGGTTTTGAGTTAATAAATTCGGCTCGAGTTTTGTTGCAGTCcaaaaatttcagcccaagccCTGCAGCCCACACATTAGTCAGGTCCGGTTTTTTCGGGTTGCATGATCCATGATCAGGTATACCCTAGGCTTTTGAATGGTAGGGAAATTTGCTCACGTGGTAAGCCGCCTACATGGAATGCTTCTTTCCCTATTATTTTAGCAGCTTAGGAAATACTTTTTATCCTATTCTCTAATCATTATTAAAAATTACTTTCCGCCAAATATtacattttattattttgttctCTCACCACTAATCAAATACATTGCAATCAATGAAGTACCAAATTTCCTTGCTGGTGGAAGGCGCTCTCCGGTACGGAGGAGCACCACAACAGCCTCGAAGAGCGCTCGTGAAAGTGATAAAGATACTAAGACACCTTCGGAACTCTCGGAAATGCTCCGACAGCATTGTATTGTCTCATCAGTTATAGTTTTTTTAGAGAGTACAACAACAggtatgtaaattttttttccatGGACCTCATTGCGATTAGAGAgtacaccgaatgccttccacgagcaattgcgtttagttttttttttcaaattcgcaatgaggtctatggaaaaaaaaagaaaaaaaaactaatcgcaattgctcgtggaaggcattcggtgtcatgatccacaattgtatttcattatttgtaatatgtagtaatgaaatatggcaggtatgtgatgaagtattattgtatttatgtgtccagtttgtatgaaatatatatttacctatgtgttctcatatatttttgaatgcaagtatggagatggactccttgctagacccagtgatcgactcgagccacaggtcttactttgcagctgttgagcaccgagccctagaggtgctacgtcctcgtccacccggcgaggcgatctctatacaccacgattggtgtgaccggtatgtaatgaaatattattgtttatcacttatgtattcgccggtattcctttgtttcgacattttttgtttttttgcaggttacgtgaggccggcctactgactctgagccgtcttgtcgaggttgggcctattcagctcgaccgatccctcctgacggcgctcgttgacagactctgcacgggagattgcggatggggacgaggacgtaccgccctacagctggggtgagacggtacttgcagccacttaccgtggactctgtgacggctgcatgaagacacaagGGAACGCTATTctgtcagggtgcccactactgctacagctttggtcgtacgagaggctagccgttggtcggtcctttgtcagccacgagccttaccacgggggcatgtacggcgacgaggaggacgagaggcccactatgggaactatctggatctggcgtcaggtacgttcgcaacaaatctaattttgttattcattgttacatgatgtattagcgcacttttaattttacttattcggaatgcagaggtcctgggcacatgcgcgggttagacgcgcatatcctgagtttgtttcggagctcgacatgctgacgcccgaggacgttgtctgggagccttacagcccagaggctgtggctacccgtgcaccagcaggcatgtcttcgcactgctccgcgaatgcgagcctgtggcttacttccgccgtcctggtttatgacatcgcggtggaggcatattgcccctggagagtcaggagacagtttgggcagcgccaggagtttccggtgcccaccgcgttggagcgtgtcagtcgccaggaccacaggtaattatgaatgaacttggctcatacattcgtgtcgaatctaacgattctttgtggtccactttgtaggttgtcaaggagtggcttgccgtgctctgatgattggctcaccaagatccagccgtgggtggaccaatgggaacaggcagatgagctcttggtccatccaacaggaccacacacagacagctcctttatgGCTTACCTCActtggtacttaccccggactcgggctcgtctggtttttgttgacactcacccgcagccacaccaggcgaggcctcaggatggctatggccggcaccacgtggaggcactagctggcgcggtgagtctcttgatcatatttgcatatatatatatatataaaatcatattcataagataattcatgtgtttgtaactgtacctttactgaattgatgcagcttcgcctttgcaacatgatggagacggactgctcgacttacttgacgagggtacgtgccggatccccaatgacccagtttgagcagacagaggcatggtcgaggcagcgtgatcagttgcgtcaggtagtgcataacttcggaagccgtgtgcagtacgaagacagccacgggttgtctcaggcctcgtcgtcgttcccgtgtccgtcgaccatgcacgggccgacgtcgcagttcttcccgagtgcaggtaacgtacatatctctttaaaattacatcaagtgttcctacatatttactaatatcacatacaggatacgatccagctactgcgttcagccatactggaatgtttagagggacagcaccagttggcggaccgtatctaGGGATGGTActggggccacagataccggcttACAcatgttagtttatgtttcgtatttcggtttctacatggcatgacaaaatatacgagcgtacgctaacatccacattttttgcataggattctacccccatgCGAGCgtcggaccttcttcttcctcctttcgaccagataacgagaccttcaccttagacgacttcgacagcttgagtccagaagagcctgccgcgcaaggtgaccccgatgtcttgggtattcacagctaggaggagcaccacttgggatctctcagcagcagacaccgcagccccttgcgcgtcctgagcgacaggtgaggtctccggatgttctcacctactccgagggccatgtccgtgcccagcagagggctaagagggtccgacgccctaggggtggttagatgtatctgatgtttgtatctctgatgtttatttgtaatgagatagctgtggaccgcttatttgtatccgatttttatgattgtggtaggttacttgtcatttgtttctatagatactattgatgtgaacttattatgtttgtgggttccataatgctcgtgaaataagggaagttcttgcgattttttcccgtgatttaatgaaggacaagttaggtgcggtaggagtcagcggccgagatcctgccgacgatgataacgaatacacgctcgaatagctcaaaataggtccctggaaaaaaaataaaggcccaggggcctgtcgccccccctgtcgcccgttgggggggcgacaggccccccttttttttctccagggacttcgttgcaaatttgaagaaaaaaaaataacactttgggcctgtcgccctatgggagggcgaccggggtatatttttgaaatatttcaaaacggacatatatttttgaaattttatttttttttaaatataaaaaagaaaaaatggccCACTGCAAGCCCAAATGGCCAATAGCCCAATAACAATAGGAACTGCCTGTTAGTGGTTCTCCTGGCTCGTTCGTCCGGCCTCTCCATCGAGCACCCAGTCGAACCGACGGTGGACCCCTGGTAGCCGATCCGTCGAGACTTGGGCAGGGTTTTTTTATCCGACCGCCGGGAGctaaccgccggccaccggttccggtttaccggaccggttggaccggttaccGGTTGAAACCgatcaaactcaaatttgaattcaaaatccgcAGTTTTACCGGTTGCGAacatctaaccggccggttagtccggtttaccggtccggtttgatcggttaccggtcggtttgaccggttaccggtcggtttaggctaaattcaaatttttttcttttttagtttaaattcaaatgcccgcaaagtatactaaatgaatgtttgtataatatgttttagcctaaatgaaccctccaactcttttttgtactacttttacattgtatttgtatacttttgtatgcatatttttttgtttaactccaaatgctcgcaaagtatactaaatgaatgaatatttgaaaaaaattgacaccattagattcgtcgcaacttgaagtatttttaagaatttttttttggatttttccattttttcaaattcaaatttaaaatttgaatttgggccggtttttAACcgcccggaaccggaaccgggccgggccgggccggttagaccggtaaccgcggtaaccggtccggttccgagcggtttggtgaaccctggacTTGGGAGCACCAACGCGCAGGACGCCGGCTTGCCGCGGACTCGCCGACAGGCCTGCTCGCCGAGGCTAGCAGTAAACGTCAATGATTCAATTATTTATTTGCAATACTAGTGGATGCGTACGTGTCACAGGcacatatttaaaaataattatattaaaATATCACATGTTTAAgaaataattatatttaaaaatattattatgcGGTAGCTATTATATTAGAGAGTAAAAAATGTAGTAATATAAATACAGAATAATTGTAAACTGAGGCACAATATTATTTTAGAAtaatgaaacttaaaaatactTCAGAATGTATATATAATTTTATTCACACTCAACAAAATTCTAGCAAGAATATATATAAGAATAATCTCATAATAGACATGTTACAGATCAAGATAAAAAAGTATGTTTACACATGTACACCTAAGATTTATCAAAACATTCAGATAATAAGGGAAGTCATAATCTCCAAGCGTGTGACCTGCatgaaaaaatatatgtttAGAAGAGCATGCATGCACATGATTATGAGTGCATAAATGCAATTACTACATCCTACGGATATATAAAGTTGCTGCACAAACACATCTCACAATTTCAAGACATCTGTGTATACAATATTCTTCGTACTCTTTCCAGCAGGATCGATGTTCATGTTTCTCTTTGCAAGAACCCACGTACTCTCACGAGATACACCTCTTGACAGAGTCACATACAATTGTCCGTGTGAAAAGACAGGCTCGGGGAGGTAGATACCTACATTAGGTATGGTCTTACCCTGCGCCTTGTTAATTGTCATCGCAAAACTCAACCTGATGGGGAATTGCTTCCTCTTAAACTTGAATGGAAGAGTGAGGTCTTCGGAAGGAGACATTGGTATCGTCGGTATGAACACCCTCTTTCCTGCATGCTGCCCATTAACAATCTCAGCATCAATCGAATTATTCTGGAATCCCCGTACTACCAGCCGAGTTCCATTGCAAAGGCCATTATGAGGATCAAGATTATGAAGCAATATAACAGGACAATTCTTCTTAACCTTCAACTCATGAGGGGGCAGCCCATTAGGGGTAATCGAGTTGAGAAAATCAAGAGGATAATTATTACGTGAGTCATCATCCACAGAGTCGAAACTATAGAAAATCTTCTGCTTCCCCGGAAATCTATCAATCATAAGTGCATTCACGGCATCAACATGTTCATTCCTGGTGGATAGTATTGCACGCTCACGCATATAAGAGGTAGAAGTGCAATTAGCAACAAGATTCGGGAACACCTGATCAATTAGGATGTCAATGGAATCATCCTCCGGAGATCCACATGCAACAGAGCCGAGAGTGGGGTGCCAGACAGTCCTACAACCGTGCCATAGCATTTCAAAATTATCTAAATTGGATATATAGTGGGTTGCAACTTCACATTGAAACATGGAATTCCATCCGAAGCACATTGAAATCTATTCTTCTATACATATAAATTAACTGTAATCATTGGACAAACCAGTTTCGTGTTGATTCATGGGCATGTGTATTTGCTCACTTGAACCAACACCAGCAGCTCCATTCAAAACCGCAGTTCCATCCAAATGCAACAGATCTGAGTGTGGGGTGCCTGACAGTCCTATCACCATGCCATAGCATTGATCattctttcaagaagaaaagTATATAAGAAATAGGACTAACCTGCAGTTCCAGCAATGTGGATCACTGCCGACTTCGGTGTGTCCACCAAACATGGAATTCCATCAGCATGTAACAATGCCAACTGGGGTGTATCCGTCAATCCTGGCATCAATAACTTTCATAATTTATGTATCACACAGTATTTGGCATATAACTTTCACAAATTATCTAGCAACATGTAACGAACCTACAGATTGCTTTTCTGCCTTCTTTCGATGAtagttttcccttttctttgcaTTAAGTTCTGCCTTCTTATCTGGCGGCATATTCGCATAACGATCTCTATCTTTTTGACGCCTAACGTTTCTTAGATCATCATCTAAGAAACAGATGTGCACACATACATCTAAGAATTAGTTTTCCAGATATTGTAATTGAATCAACTAATATGTTGTGGCACTCACCGTCTTCAAGAACTCTTGTCCTTTTTTTAGAACCAAAATCTTGATTCTGTGCGTTGGTTATGTCCCCAAGAGGAACACGCGGGTCGTTGTAGTCGCGGTGCGCCATCGACGTAGACTGTGGTCGTCGTCGTGGTTGCATCATCCAGTGTGATCGCGGCGTCGGATGTGGTACTGGCCTTCGCTTCTCTTCGGGCGGTACTGGCCTTCGCTTGGTACCCTTCGCTCCAAGCCCTTAGGGCGCGCCCTCTTCGCTTTCGCAGCTTGCTTTGACATTTCTTCCGCTCCCTTGCTCGCAGCCGAACGCCTTCGGCAACAGGCGAAGGTGGCgtccccgacagtagcccctcgaggccACGGCTGCTCCTCGGAGCGGCTGAGGCCTCGACTGATCGGCGCGCGAGCGAAGCCGCGCCCCTTAAGCGCCACCCCTCGGACGTTCGTCTGCGAGCATTTGAGGTTCCTGCAGTGTGAAAGAAGAAACATG containing:
- the LOC120666832 gene encoding protein prenyltransferase alpha subunit repeat-containing protein 1-like isoform X1, which translates into the protein MEQEDGSAAAAAEQQAGGAEEQLAEDLLHHFERVLHSDPLIDEVGFLHPTQFNSLGCGQDGDSAPQAPELQHRYFWCRDHKLGISAEILPKLYRAARDAYYNSRNAPLPATLLMSHTKALLILCPDLLTAWNSRKMVLSEKYDFTKLKDELQLCALILSYSPKNESTWSHSFFCRRRWVLKQVAEQHQDMTELVEKESVLVKEIAERSKMNYRAWRHRCWLIPYMTRKQVLDELKKSTRWSELHVADNCCFHYRRSLLLALLDSHLENREDSLSWESETYLLWKEELRWNEMLIRRYQGRESLWNHRRFLSQWWIQQLLAVEKNCPSMTSQVDLFITQEIDLLSECLNDPVDDFEEPRIQAELSGLYILWISKQFPAVNGKLKERLHSVSIMGLKDVLVRACRLEKTRLWMNVLGLADPSQ
- the LOC120666832 gene encoding protein prenyltransferase alpha subunit repeat-containing protein 1-like isoform X2, with protein sequence MEQEDGSAAAAAEQQAGGAEEQLAEDLLHHFERVLHSDPLIDEVGFLHPTQFNSLGCGQDGDSAPQAPELQHRYFWCRDHKLGISAEILPKLYRAARDAYYNSRNAPLPATLLMSHTKALLILCPDLLTAWNSRKMVLSEKYDFTKLKDELQLCALILSYSPKNESTWSHRRWVLKQVAEQHQDMTELVEKESVLVKEIAERSKMNYRAWRHRCWLIPYMTRKQVLDELKKSTRWSELHVADNCCFHYRRSLLLALLDSHLENREDSLSWESETYLLWKEELRWNEMLIRRYQGRESLWNHRRFLSQWWIQQLLAVEKNCPSMTSQVDLFITQEIDLLSECLNDPVDDFEEPRIQAELSGLYILWISKQFPAVNGKLKERLHSVSIMGLKDVLVRACRLEKTRLWMNVLGLADPSQ
- the LOC120666832 gene encoding protein prenyltransferase alpha subunit repeat-containing protein 1-like isoform X3, which encodes MEQEDGSAAAAAEQQAGGAEEQLAEDLLHHFERVLHSDPLIDEVGFLHPTQFNSLGCGQDGDSAPQAPELQHRYFWCRDHKLGISAEILPKLYRAARDAYYNSRNAPLPATLLMSHTKALLILCPDLLTAWNSRKMVLSEKYDFTKLKDELQLCALILSYSPKNESTWSHSFFCRRRWVLKQVAEQHQDMTELVEKESVLVKEIAERSKMNYRAWRHRCWLIPYMTRKQVLDELKKSTRWSELHVADNCCFHYRREELRWNEMLIRRYQGRESLWNHRRFLSQWWIQQLLAVEKNCPSMTSQVDLFITQEIDLLSECLNDPVDDFEEPRIQAELSGLYILWISKQFPAVNGKLKERLHSVSIMGLKDVLVRACRLEKTRLWMNVLGLADPSQ
- the LOC120668025 gene encoding uncharacterized protein LOC120668025; amino-acid sequence: MAHRDYNDPRVPLGDITNAQNQDFGSKKRTRVLEDDDDLRNVRRQKDRDRYANMPPDKKAELNAKKRENYHRKKAEKQSVGLTDTPQLALLHADGIPCLVDTPKSAVIHIAGTAGLSGTPHSDLLHLDGTAVLNGAAGVGSNNFEMLWHGCRTVWHPTLGSVACGSPEDDSIDILIDQVFPNLVANCTSTSYMRERAILSTRNEHVDAVNALMIDRFPGKQKIFYSFDSVDDDSRNNYPLDFLNSITPNGLPPHELKVKKNCPVILLHNLDPHNGLCNGTRLVVRGFQNNSIDAEIVNGQHAGKRVFIPTIPMSPSEDLTLPFKFKRKQFPIRLSFAMTINKAQGKTIPNVGIYLPEPVFSHGQLYVTLSRGVSRESTWVLAKRNMNIDPAGKSTKNIVYTDVLKL